TCAATGCGGAATCGTCGGACTGCCCAACGTCGGCAAAAGCACCATCTTCAACGCATTGACGGCGGCGGGGATCGCGGCCGAGAACTATCCCTTTTGCACGATCGAGCCCAACACCGGAATCGTGCTCGTCCCGGACGCTCGACTCGAGGCCCTCGAAAACATTGTGCACTCCGGCAAGGTCGTGCCGGCAACTGTCGAGTTCGTGGACATTGCGGGGATCGTCAAAGGCGCGTCCCAGGGTGAGGGTCTCGGCAACAAGTTCCTGGCCCACATCCGCGAGACCGACGCCATCATTCACGTGGTTCGTTGCTTCGACGACGAGAACGTGGTCCACGTAGACGGCTCGACAGACCCGCTGCGCGACCTCGAGACCATCGACGTGGAACTCGGCCTGGCCGACCTCGAAACCCTCGAAAAGCGTCTCGACCGCGCGACCCGTCAGTCCAAATCCGGAGACAAGGACGGCATTGCCGAGAAAGCTTTCTTCACCTCGCTCATATCGCACATTTCCGACGGAAACCCGGCGCGCAGTTTCGAGATTCCGGAACCCATGCGAGTGCCGGTCAAGGGG
The sequence above is a segment of the Myxococcales bacterium genome. Coding sequences within it:
- the ychF gene encoding redox-regulated ATPase YchF yields the protein MALQCGIVGLPNVGKSTIFNALTAAGIAAENYPFCTIEPNTGIVLVPDARLEALENIVHSGKVVPATVEFVDIAGIVKGASQGEGLGNKFLAHIRETDAIIHVVRCFDDENVVHVDGSTDPLRDLETIDVELGLADLETLEKRLDRATRQSKSGDKDGIAEKAFFTSLISHISDGNPARSFEIPEPMRVPVKGCHLLTIKPILYVANVDDASLADGNHYSSQLEARAAETGAGCLRISGQVEAELSELEAEERTAFLEDMGVSEPGLHRLSRAAYQLLNLQTFFTAGEIEVKAWTIHKGDLAPRAAGEIHSDFESNFIRAEIIPFDEYIEVGGESAAKAKGVMRVEGKEYKMNDGDVVHFRVGV